From one Anaeromyxobacter diazotrophicus genomic stretch:
- a CDS encoding TRAP transporter TatT component family protein, translated as MKKSLLVTFATFAFAAAGCGAAASKVVADALSSGSSRTYAEDDDPELVRQAVPFGLKTMEGLLERHPDHEGLLTALAGGFTQYAYAFVQADADEAEAAGKAAAARASIDRARHLFLRARDYGLRGLELRHRGMAAKLEGARDLDGAVAALNRDDVPLVYWTAASWALAIADGKEDMALVAQLPAPGALMRRALALDESFDEGALHEFFISWEPAQGGGEAAFQRAREHFDRALVLSRGRKLGAYVAYAEAVAVPRQDRAEFNRLLQHVLSADVEADRLHRLANVLAQRRARLLLARADDLFS; from the coding sequence TTGAAGAAGAGCCTCCTCGTCACCTTCGCGACGTTCGCGTTCGCCGCCGCCGGGTGCGGCGCGGCGGCCTCCAAGGTCGTCGCCGACGCGCTCTCCAGCGGCTCCTCCCGGACGTACGCGGAGGACGACGACCCGGAGCTCGTCCGACAGGCCGTGCCGTTCGGCCTGAAGACGATGGAGGGCCTGCTGGAGCGCCACCCGGATCACGAGGGGCTGCTCACCGCCCTCGCCGGCGGCTTCACCCAGTACGCCTACGCCTTCGTACAGGCCGACGCGGACGAGGCCGAGGCGGCCGGCAAGGCGGCGGCCGCGCGCGCTTCGATCGACCGCGCGCGCCACCTCTTCCTCCGCGCGCGCGACTACGGGCTGCGCGGCCTCGAGCTGCGCCACCGCGGCATGGCCGCGAAGCTGGAGGGGGCGCGCGACCTGGACGGCGCGGTCGCCGCGTTGAACAGGGACGACGTCCCGCTCGTCTACTGGACGGCGGCGAGCTGGGCGCTCGCCATCGCCGACGGGAAGGAGGACATGGCGCTCGTGGCTCAGCTCCCCGCACCGGGCGCCCTGATGCGCCGCGCGCTCGCGCTCGACGAGTCCTTCGACGAGGGCGCGCTGCACGAGTTCTTCATCAGCTGGGAGCCGGCGCAGGGGGGTGGCGAGGCGGCCTTCCAGCGGGCCCGGGAGCACTTCGACCGGGCGCTGGTGCTCTCCCGCGGGCGCAAGCTCGGCGCGTACGTGGCCTACGCCGAGGCGGTCGCGGTGCCGCGCCAGGACCGCGCCGAGTTCAACCGCCTCCTGCAGCACGTCCTCTCGGCGGACGTCGAGGCGGACCGGCTCCACCGGCTCGCCAACGTCCTGGCGCAGCGCCGCGCGCGCCTCCTGCTCGCCCGCGCCGACGACCTCTTCTCGTGA